A part of Armatimonadota bacterium genomic DNA contains:
- a CDS encoding alpha-L-fucosidase → MMMQSWFPDAKLGIFIHYGIYAVEGIPESWSLFSGQVTSEVYWGQLSGFTASKYDPEQWADLFAKAGAKYAVLTTKHHDGVALWDTKQDGRSVVKDTPAGRDLITPYAEALRRHDLKVGFYFSHLDWAHPDYASVRQKGSHYSDFSNRFAFPEEGKEDPAKWERFLKFHRAQMDELCTEFGPVDLFWFDGDWERDPEQWDFAELRDRIHAKQPTAILNSRLLGLGDYATPEQGQPVTAPDGVWEFCMTVNDSWGYQKQDHNDKSVKRLVRIFAETIGLGGNLLLDVGPTEDGQITPVQTERLLGLGRWVHKHAEAIYGTVAGLPGGLFYGTSTLSKDGKTLCLMQFDVPREFVNVRGVASNVKSVSVVGTGQKLEFKKVKMADWMGVPSDLEIQIPDDFVPDEDCTVYKVELEEPIKLNLGKGRS, encoded by the coding sequence ATCATGATGCAATCCTGGTTCCCGGATGCGAAGCTTGGCATTTTCATTCACTACGGCATCTATGCCGTCGAAGGCATCCCTGAATCGTGGTCGCTTTTCAGCGGTCAGGTGACCTCGGAGGTGTATTGGGGCCAGTTGAGCGGCTTCACAGCCAGCAAGTACGACCCGGAGCAGTGGGCCGATCTTTTTGCTAAAGCCGGGGCGAAGTATGCCGTTCTGACGACTAAGCATCACGACGGCGTGGCCCTGTGGGATACCAAGCAGGACGGGCGTAGCGTGGTGAAGGATACGCCCGCCGGTCGGGACCTCATCACGCCATACGCAGAGGCCTTACGCCGCCACGATCTCAAGGTCGGTTTCTATTTCAGCCACCTCGACTGGGCGCATCCCGACTACGCGTCGGTCCGCCAAAAGGGCTCGCATTATTCCGACTTCTCAAACAGGTTTGCTTTTCCCGAAGAGGGGAAGGAGGACCCGGCCAAATGGGAGCGGTTCCTGAAGTTCCATCGCGCCCAGATGGATGAACTCTGCACTGAATTCGGTCCGGTGGACCTCTTTTGGTTCGACGGTGATTGGGAGCGCGACCCGGAGCAATGGGACTTCGCCGAGCTCCGCGACCGAATCCACGCCAAGCAACCAACCGCGATTCTGAACTCCCGCCTGTTAGGCCTTGGCGACTACGCGACGCCCGAGCAAGGACAGCCGGTTACTGCGCCGGACGGCGTGTGGGAGTTCTGCATGACGGTCAACGACTCGTGGGGCTACCAGAAGCAGGATCACAACGACAAGTCAGTTAAACGTTTGGTGCGCATCTTTGCCGAGACGATCGGCTTGGGCGGAAATCTGTTGCTGGACGTCGGGCCGACGGAAGATGGCCAGATCACACCTGTCCAGACCGAGCGGTTGCTTGGACTCGGACGTTGGGTCCACAAGCATGCTGAGGCAATCTACGGCACGGTCGCGGGCTTGCCGGGTGGGCTCTTCTACGGAACCTCGACGCTTTCCAAAGATGGCAAAACCCTCTGTCTAATGCAGTTTGATGTTCCTCGCGAATTTGTGAATGTCCGCGGTGTGGCCAGCAATGTCAAATCGGTTTCCGTCGTCGGGACTGGTCAGAAACTCGAATTCAAGAAGGTGAAAATGGCGGATTGGATGGGCGTTCCATCCGATCTCGAAATTCAGATTCCCGACGACTTTGTTCCCGACGAGGACTGCACGGTGTACAAGGTCGAGCTTGAGGAGCCGATTAAGCTAAACCTGGGGAAGGGAAGGAGCTAG
- a CDS encoding uridine kinase: MRHLDNNHSNEHTNRPLVIGIAGGSGSGKTHLAYEIMERVGEENVLVLSMDQYFWSTDDPTADASLINFDHPQHLDFQLLIKHIRLLQEGKNIFAPGYDFRNMTRIWATEPTKPKPIIIVEGLFVLAQPVVSMCDLAVFLDVASDERLLGRILRDTRERSVTTEQVIDRYQRYVRPSYEIFVNPTKQNADMVVDFTFRRNMFASMLSHMLSDYLSKAITAEDLIYTLRGDRALLGIGKEEPYMPLTTNIEVLSKAYPEKVWPVETSRNHLSSPAFTEYRGIPTTATEPNSAVAV; this comes from the coding sequence ATGAGACATCTTGACAACAACCACTCGAACGAACACACGAACCGCCCGTTAGTGATCGGGATTGCTGGTGGATCGGGATCCGGCAAGACGCATCTGGCCTACGAAATCATGGAGCGAGTCGGAGAAGAAAACGTCCTCGTGCTGAGCATGGACCAATACTTCTGGAGCACCGACGACCCGACCGCCGACGCGTCGCTGATCAACTTCGACCACCCGCAGCACCTTGACTTCCAGCTTCTCATCAAGCACATCCGCCTCTTGCAGGAAGGTAAGAACATCTTCGCACCGGGCTACGACTTCCGCAACATGACCCGCATCTGGGCCACGGAGCCAACCAAGCCGAAGCCGATCATCATCGTCGAAGGTCTTTTCGTCCTCGCCCAACCAGTCGTCTCGATGTGCGACCTCGCCGTCTTCCTCGACGTCGCCTCCGATGAGCGTTTGCTTGGCCGCATCCTTCGAGATACTCGAGAGCGTAGCGTGACCACCGAACAGGTCATCGACCGCTATCAGCGATACGTTCGACCCAGCTACGAGATCTTCGTCAACCCCACCAAGCAGAACGCCGACATGGTCGTAGACTTCACCTTCCGACGCAACATGTTCGCTTCGATGCTATCGCACATGCTGAGCGACTACCTCAGCAAGGCGATCACGGCAGAAGACCTGATCTACACGCTGCGCGGCGACCGAGCCCTGCTCGGAATTGGCAAGGAAGAACCCTATATGCCGCTGACGACCAATATCGAGGTTCTCTCCAAGGCTTACCCCGAGAAGGTCTGGCCGGTCGAAACAAGTCGGAATCACCTCTCTTCGCCCGCGTTCACGGAGTATCGAGGCATTCCCACGACCGCGACAGAACCCAATTCTGCTGTCGCAGTTTGA
- a CDS encoding DUF1957 domain-containing protein, protein MPVGRFLLCLHSHMPYVLSHGKSPHGTDWIHESAIECYLPLLHALDRLLQEGIRPRWTVNVTPILAEQLEDPSFKAGLVEYVQEKVDAAKFDARNFRREGPMWMEGLAHFWVGQYEKQLDQFVNRWDKSIVGGFRYFQEEGSIEVITSGATHGYQPLLGTDESCKAQVRLGVETYKKHFGRQPRGIWLPECAYRPRYDWKAPVGDGEIPWQRMGTEEILKDEGIEYFFVDSHMIRGGHPIGTYGAKFPQLAEMFARSSKYFTPPAEYRSEYEHYMLPNGVVCFARDPETTVKVWSGDVGYPGDPSYLEFHKQLYPGRHKYWRISEHKSDLGQKQPYDPYRAFEKIQDHAADMVNVLKGTLAHYKGLADRTGTVVAMYDTELFGHWWWEGPEFLYELGRLLHHDGEVEMVSGGDVLDEEPAKHLITLPEGSWGEGGYHYIWLNEDNHWTWAKLYDCERKLRQMCRDWADGPAKEIITQAARELLLAEASDWQFLISTFAARDYAEIRFSDHIDRFLALYGMAQQVNGGGKLSTKEEAFLKECQEKDAPFAELDLSMWANNPEATSAIQ, encoded by the coding sequence ATGCCCGTTGGCCGGTTCCTGCTCTGTCTTCACTCACACATGCCTTACGTGTTGAGTCACGGAAAGAGCCCTCACGGAACAGACTGGATTCACGAAAGCGCGATCGAGTGCTATCTGCCGCTACTCCACGCTCTTGACCGCTTGCTGCAGGAAGGAATCCGACCGCGATGGACGGTCAATGTCACGCCCATCCTCGCCGAACAGCTCGAGGACCCGTCTTTCAAGGCCGGCTTGGTCGAATACGTGCAGGAGAAGGTCGACGCCGCCAAGTTCGACGCTCGGAACTTTCGCCGCGAGGGCCCAATGTGGATGGAGGGTCTGGCCCATTTTTGGGTCGGACAGTACGAAAAGCAACTCGACCAATTCGTCAATCGCTGGGACAAATCAATCGTCGGCGGCTTCCGCTATTTCCAGGAAGAAGGCTCCATCGAAGTCATCACCAGCGGTGCCACGCATGGCTACCAACCGCTTCTCGGGACCGACGAAAGCTGTAAGGCCCAGGTTCGTCTGGGAGTCGAAACCTACAAAAAGCATTTCGGTCGTCAACCGCGTGGAATCTGGCTCCCCGAGTGCGCTTACCGCCCCCGCTACGATTGGAAAGCGCCGGTCGGCGATGGAGAGATTCCGTGGCAGCGTATGGGTACCGAAGAGATTCTCAAGGACGAGGGAATCGAATACTTCTTTGTCGACTCGCACATGATCCGCGGTGGTCACCCCATCGGCACGTACGGAGCGAAGTTCCCCCAACTCGCCGAGATGTTTGCCCGGAGCAGCAAGTACTTCACCCCACCTGCCGAATACCGAAGCGAGTACGAGCACTACATGCTCCCCAACGGCGTGGTTTGCTTCGCCCGCGATCCCGAAACCACCGTCAAAGTCTGGTCCGGCGACGTCGGTTACCCCGGCGATCCCAGCTATTTAGAGTTCCACAAGCAGCTTTATCCCGGTCGCCACAAGTACTGGCGCATCAGCGAACACAAGTCCGACCTTGGCCAAAAGCAGCCTTACGATCCTTACCGTGCCTTCGAGAAGATTCAAGACCACGCCGCCGACATGGTGAACGTGCTCAAGGGCACGCTGGCTCATTACAAAGGCCTCGCCGACCGAACCGGAACGGTAGTCGCCATGTACGATACCGAGCTCTTTGGCCACTGGTGGTGGGAAGGTCCAGAGTTCCTTTATGAACTTGGCCGCCTTCTGCATCATGATGGCGAAGTTGAAATGGTCAGCGGCGGCGACGTGCTGGACGAGGAGCCTGCCAAGCACCTGATCACCCTCCCCGAAGGCTCTTGGGGTGAAGGCGGCTACCACTACATTTGGCTGAACGAGGATAACCATTGGACTTGGGCAAAGCTTTATGACTGCGAAAGGAAGCTTCGTCAAATGTGCCGCGACTGGGCCGATGGCCCGGCAAAGGAGATCATCACCCAAGCCGCTAGGGAGTTGCTACTCGCCGAAGCAAGCGACTGGCAGTTCCTGATTTCGACTTTTGCCGCTCGGGACTACGCCGAAATTCGCTTCTCGGATCACATCGATCGGTTCTTGGCCCTGTACGGCATGGCCCAACAGGTGAACGGAGGTGGGAAACTTTCCACCAAGGAAGAAGCGTTCCTCAAAGAGTGCCAAGAAAAGGATGCGCCCTTCGCTGAACTCGATCTCAGCATGTGGGCGAACAACCCGGAGGCAACTTCTGCGATACAATGA
- a CDS encoding nitroreductase family protein: MIPYSLSRRNDGDLISSLRDDLTTAQARRTVRMFSSEPVPREAIELAISIAGTAPSGAHRQPWHFVAISDPELKAAIREKVEEEERDFYERRAPQEWLDALAPLGTDFVKTHITDAPWLIVVFRRDYDLLPDGGRLKNYYMTESVGIAVGFLIQALHRAGLATLTHTPAPMTFLREICGRPINEKPFVLMPVGYPAEGCVVPDLQRKGLDEISEFR, encoded by the coding sequence ATGATTCCCTATTCGCTTTCTCGGCGAAATGACGGCGACTTGATTTCTTCCCTGCGAGATGATCTAACCACCGCTCAAGCAAGGCGGACGGTTCGGATGTTTTCGTCCGAACCGGTGCCGCGTGAGGCGATTGAGCTTGCGATTTCGATTGCGGGCACGGCACCCAGTGGGGCTCATCGACAGCCATGGCACTTCGTCGCGATTTCGGACCCTGAATTGAAGGCGGCGATTCGAGAGAAGGTGGAAGAGGAGGAGCGGGATTTCTATGAGCGGCGCGCGCCCCAGGAGTGGTTAGATGCGCTTGCGCCGCTGGGAACAGACTTCGTGAAGACCCATATCACAGACGCGCCGTGGCTGATCGTGGTGTTTCGGCGTGACTACGATTTGCTCCCTGACGGGGGACGACTGAAGAACTACTACATGACTGAATCGGTCGGGATTGCGGTTGGCTTTCTTATTCAGGCTTTGCATCGAGCGGGATTGGCAACGCTCACTCACACGCCGGCGCCGATGACCTTTCTGCGGGAGATTTGCGGCCGGCCCATCAATGAGAAGCCATTTGTTCTGATGCCAGTCGGATACCCGGCCGAGGGTTGTGTGGTGCCCGATCTGCAGCGCAAGGGACTGGACGAAATCTCCGAATTCCGGTAG
- a CDS encoding methyltransferase domain-containing protein — MRQHGRVQKFDSSRAAEYEEQSRIALAGYDACHELTACLLRVALGAGSQRRLLIAGAGGPAKEITLLGEREAGWTFTAVDPSSPMMEIARSRIRQADMNDRVEFCEGYVHDLPENNMFDGATLIGVLHHLPGESAKIDLLASIAKRLRTGAPFVLAGNCLAYADHPLFLGAWAERWRSQGVAEAEVHAKLGRILEGADPPKSENKILELLDQTGFERPQRFFSSLFWGAWIAFKK; from the coding sequence TTGCGTCAGCATGGTAGGGTGCAGAAATTCGATTCGTCGCGGGCAGCAGAGTATGAGGAACAGAGTCGTATTGCCCTAGCTGGGTATGACGCGTGTCACGAACTTACTGCTTGCCTACTACGAGTCGCCCTCGGCGCGGGTTCCCAGCGCCGCTTGCTCATCGCTGGTGCGGGTGGACCGGCCAAAGAGATCACTTTGTTGGGAGAACGAGAAGCCGGTTGGACTTTCACCGCCGTTGACCCTTCCTCTCCAATGATGGAAATCGCCCGATCGCGAATCAGACAAGCCGACATGAACGATCGCGTCGAATTTTGCGAGGGGTATGTTCACGACCTGCCAGAAAACAACATGTTTGACGGAGCGACATTGATTGGCGTGCTTCACCATCTTCCTGGAGAGTCGGCCAAAATCGACCTTCTTGCTTCCATCGCGAAGCGTTTGCGAACCGGAGCTCCGTTCGTGCTTGCGGGCAACTGTCTCGCCTACGCCGACCATCCTCTCTTTCTGGGCGCTTGGGCGGAGAGGTGGAGGTCCCAAGGCGTCGCTGAGGCCGAAGTTCACGCCAAGCTGGGCCGAATACTGGAAGGGGCCGACCCTCCCAAGTCGGAAAACAAAATTTTAGAGCTCCTGGATCAAACCGGCTTCGAACGCCCTCAACGATTCTTTTCAAGCCTCTTTTGGGGAGCCTGGATCGCGTTCAAGAAGTAA
- a CDS encoding ATP-binding cassette domain-containing protein has protein sequence MPDETPGLKRLWQYARPHRSRVVAATIYTTLGKVMDVVPEILIGAVIDVIVRGQNSFFAVEFGITDRWKQLILLTIANGLCWVFESLFGYLSALNWRNLSQSIEHDIRTELYSHVQKLEVAWFEDTTSGGLLSVLNDDINQLERFLDGGAASIITVFWNVILVGAVFYASSPLLTLLAFLPIPIIVLGSIKYQKSLKPRYAKVREAVAELSSTINTNLGGITTIKAFTAEDREAKRIAKVSDDYRLANEEAIKYSAAFVPLIRMVILAGFTCTLVFGGWLVLNGKMQVGIYSVLVFMTQRLLWPMTSLGDTLDLYQRAMASVKRIFDLLGVEPKMPEGVQALEAPVRGEIRFEGVRFGYEEGTDILKGIDLHVPSGETHAIVGATGAGKSTVIRLLLRFHDPVAGRVLIDGQDLKTLSYTSLRSASGYVSQDVFLFHGTVRDNIAYGRQDASDEEIENAAKLAEAHEFILALPNGYATVVGERGQKLSGGQRQRLSLARAILRDPAILILDEATSAVDNETEAAIQRSLAHVTKGRTSVVIAHRLSTVRDADRIWVLEAGQVTESGTHDELIRNNGLYAALWRVQTGELVAAGV, from the coding sequence ATGCCCGACGAAACTCCTGGACTGAAGCGCCTGTGGCAATATGCCCGCCCGCACCGAAGCCGCGTGGTCGCGGCGACGATCTACACGACTTTAGGCAAGGTGATGGATGTCGTGCCGGAGATTCTTATCGGCGCAGTGATCGACGTGATCGTTCGGGGTCAAAACTCGTTCTTCGCTGTCGAATTTGGCATCACCGACCGGTGGAAACAGCTTATTCTTCTGACGATCGCGAACGGCTTGTGCTGGGTGTTCGAGTCGCTCTTTGGCTACCTCAGCGCGTTGAACTGGCGAAATCTCTCTCAGAGTATCGAGCACGACATTCGGACCGAGTTGTATTCGCACGTGCAGAAGCTGGAGGTTGCCTGGTTTGAAGACACGACGAGCGGCGGCTTGCTCAGCGTTTTGAACGACGACATCAACCAGTTGGAGCGATTTTTGGACGGCGGCGCGGCGTCGATCATCACGGTGTTTTGGAACGTGATTTTGGTGGGCGCGGTGTTCTACGCCAGTTCCCCACTCTTGACGCTTCTGGCGTTCCTGCCGATTCCGATCATTGTTTTGGGTTCGATCAAGTATCAGAAGAGCCTGAAGCCGCGGTATGCGAAGGTGCGCGAGGCGGTGGCAGAACTCAGTTCGACCATCAATACCAATTTGGGCGGAATTACGACGATCAAGGCGTTTACGGCCGAGGATCGGGAGGCGAAGCGGATCGCGAAGGTTTCGGACGACTATCGTCTGGCGAACGAAGAAGCGATCAAGTATTCGGCGGCGTTTGTGCCGCTGATTCGGATGGTGATTCTGGCGGGCTTTACGTGCACGCTCGTTTTCGGAGGATGGCTGGTGCTGAACGGCAAGATGCAGGTCGGCATTTATTCGGTGCTGGTGTTCATGACGCAGCGCCTACTGTGGCCGATGACGAGCCTGGGCGATACGTTGGATCTGTATCAGAGGGCGATGGCGTCGGTTAAGCGCATCTTCGATCTGCTGGGAGTCGAGCCGAAGATGCCGGAAGGGGTCCAAGCGCTTGAGGCTCCCGTGCGAGGCGAGATTCGGTTTGAGGGCGTTCGATTCGGTTACGAAGAAGGCACAGATATTCTGAAAGGGATCGACCTGCATGTGCCGAGTGGCGAGACTCACGCGATCGTTGGGGCGACTGGCGCGGGCAAGTCGACGGTTATTCGGTTGTTGCTCCGGTTCCACGACCCGGTTGCGGGTCGGGTTTTGATCGACGGGCAGGACCTGAAGACGCTTTCGTATACCAGCTTGCGAAGCGCCTCGGGGTACGTCAGTCAGGACGTCTTTTTGTTTCACGGCACCGTGCGAGATAACATCGCGTACGGCCGCCAAGATGCCTCGGACGAGGAGATCGAGAATGCGGCGAAGTTGGCGGAGGCGCACGAGTTTATTCTTGCTTTGCCGAACGGGTACGCAACAGTGGTTGGTGAGCGCGGACAAAAGCTCTCGGGCGGCCAGCGGCAGCGGCTTTCGCTTGCGAGGGCGATCCTGCGCGATCCGGCGATTCTGATTTTGGATGAGGCGACCTCGGCGGTGGACAACGAAACCGAAGCGGCGATTCAGCGGTCGCTCGCGCATGTGACGAAAGGTCGGACTTCGGTCGTGATCGCGCACCGGTTGTCGACGGTACGCGATGCGGATCGGATTTGGGTATTGGAAGCGGGTCAGGTTACGGAGTCGGGGACACACGACGAGCTGATCCGGAACAATGGCTTGTATGCGGCGCTGTGGCGGGTTCAGACGGGTGAGCTTGTGGCGGCGGGGGTTTAG
- a CDS encoding ABC transporter permease has translation MKAKGVLGVFLAWVVICIIFGVLLHVYSDHSFLTPGNFELMMRQAVIVGLGAIGMAYVIMTGGIDLSPGSTIALTTVVVAIALKATNNPFIGIGVSILCGLIAGFINGLLVAKLKVGPFIVTLATMLIFRGVAKGFSHEQTVSSVPDTWIHMFTAALGKTEKWQVIPKGGWVWIALLIVMTWVLHRTVFGRNVVAVGSNEKTARLCGINISRVKIGVYTIGGLFAGIAGLMQVSRVGIGDPTIAVGEELKMIAAVVIGGGSLLGGEGNMLGAAIGTLIMTTINMGCSQLGIDNWIQEIITGTIIVVAVALDRYRMSRPAKVAPEPA, from the coding sequence ATGAAAGCCAAAGGTGTGCTTGGCGTGTTCTTGGCCTGGGTGGTCATCTGCATTATCTTCGGGGTCCTGCTCCACGTCTACAGCGATCATTCGTTCCTGACGCCAGGCAATTTCGAACTCATGATGCGCCAGGCCGTCATCGTCGGTCTCGGTGCCATCGGCATGGCCTACGTCATCATGACTGGCGGCATCGACCTCAGCCCCGGCTCCACCATCGCGCTCACGACCGTCGTCGTGGCCATCGCTCTCAAAGCGACGAATAACCCGTTCATCGGTATTGGAGTCAGTATCCTATGCGGCCTCATCGCGGGATTCATCAACGGACTTTTGGTCGCCAAACTCAAGGTCGGACCCTTCATCGTCACGCTTGCCACCATGCTCATTTTCCGCGGCGTTGCCAAAGGCTTCTCCCACGAGCAAACCGTCAGTAGCGTCCCCGACACCTGGATTCACATGTTCACTGCCGCCCTCGGCAAGACCGAGAAGTGGCAGGTCATCCCCAAGGGTGGTTGGGTTTGGATTGCTCTGCTCATCGTCATGACGTGGGTCCTGCACCGCACTGTCTTCGGCCGAAACGTCGTTGCGGTGGGTTCAAACGAAAAGACCGCGCGCCTCTGCGGCATCAATATTTCCCGCGTCAAGATTGGTGTCTACACCATCGGCGGCCTCTTTGCTGGCATCGCTGGCCTCATGCAGGTTTCCCGTGTCGGCATCGGTGACCCCACCATCGCCGTGGGTGAAGAACTCAAGATGATCGCCGCCGTTGTCATCGGTGGCGGAAGCCTTCTGGGTGGCGAAGGAAACATGCTCGGCGCCGCGATTGGAACCCTGATCATGACGACGATCAATATGGGTTGTTCTCAGCTCGGCATCGACAACTGGATTCAGGAAATCATCACCGGAACCATCATCGTTGTCGCCGTCGCCCTGGACCGCTACCGCATGTCCCGCCCCGCCAAAGTCGCCCCCGAACCCGCCTAG
- a CDS encoding ATP-binding cassette domain-containing protein: MLEAKGIHKSYGQTRALINVSLQVRPGEVLALAGENGSGKSTMMRIISGEERPDTGELTLSEKPYVPRSPQDALAHGVSLVHQELALCPHMTVAENIFLGQMGLGGFSPKDAEAKAKPILEMLGYPNLDPRTEIRSLSISLQQVVEIARTQAINAEYVLLDEPTSSLTKADIHKLFDLVLRLKDQGKGIVYISHFLDELREIADRIAILRDGSMVYGSHMKDITEPEIIRHMVGREMNELFPRSTRVPGEPLLTVENLTGAGQKPNDASFTLHRGEVCGIAGLNGAGRTELLRAIFHLDSVKVGQITIGSNHPKSIQSSWLAGAGFLSEDRKEEGLALTMSIAENLTFPGRKGWTFSAKENDKVADEFAKKLRVKTRTVTQNIGELSGGNQQKVAIARLLHSGCDVLILDEPTRGIDIGSKAEIYELIDGLAKEGKAVLIVSSYLPELLGICDRVAVMSRGRLSDFVPVSETNQEKLMELCVVS, translated from the coding sequence ATGCTGGAAGCCAAAGGAATTCATAAGAGCTATGGCCAGACCCGGGCGCTCATCAACGTTTCCCTCCAGGTGCGTCCCGGCGAAGTGCTCGCCCTCGCTGGCGAAAACGGAAGCGGCAAAAGCACGATGATGCGCATCATCTCCGGCGAGGAACGGCCAGATACCGGTGAACTTACGCTCAGCGAAAAGCCGTACGTCCCGCGAAGCCCCCAAGATGCCCTTGCCCACGGAGTCTCGCTCGTCCACCAGGAACTCGCGCTCTGCCCCCATATGACCGTCGCCGAGAACATCTTCCTCGGTCAAATGGGCCTCGGCGGTTTTTCGCCCAAAGACGCCGAAGCCAAAGCCAAACCTATCCTCGAGATGTTGGGCTACCCCAACCTCGACCCCCGCACCGAAATTCGAAGCCTCTCGATTTCGCTCCAGCAGGTCGTCGAGATCGCTCGCACCCAGGCCATCAACGCCGAATACGTCCTCCTCGACGAGCCCACCAGCAGCCTTACCAAAGCCGACATCCATAAGCTGTTCGACCTCGTCCTGAGGCTGAAGGATCAAGGCAAGGGCATCGTGTACATTTCCCACTTCCTGGATGAACTCCGCGAAATCGCCGACCGCATCGCCATCCTCCGCGATGGCTCGATGGTCTACGGTTCGCACATGAAGGACATCACCGAGCCGGAAATCATCCGCCACATGGTTGGCCGCGAGATGAATGAACTGTTCCCCCGATCCACACGTGTCCCTGGCGAACCGCTTCTCACCGTCGAAAACCTCACCGGCGCGGGCCAAAAACCAAACGACGCAAGCTTCACCCTCCATCGCGGCGAGGTCTGCGGCATCGCCGGACTAAACGGTGCTGGGCGAACCGAACTCCTTCGCGCCATCTTCCACCTCGACTCCGTCAAGGTCGGTCAAATCACCATCGGCTCAAACCACCCCAAGTCGATCCAGTCGTCGTGGCTTGCCGGGGCCGGCTTCCTCAGCGAGGACCGAAAGGAAGAAGGGCTGGCTCTCACCATGTCGATCGCCGAAAACCTGACCTTTCCGGGCCGCAAGGGCTGGACGTTCTCTGCCAAAGAAAATGACAAGGTCGCCGATGAATTTGCCAAAAAGCTGCGGGTCAAAACGCGAACGGTGACCCAAAACATCGGCGAGCTCTCCGGCGGAAACCAGCAGAAGGTCGCCATCGCCCGTCTGCTTCACTCAGGTTGCGACGTGCTCATCCTCGATGAACCCACCCGCGGCATCGACATCGGCAGTAAAGCCGAAATCTACGAACTAATCGACGGACTGGCGAAGGAGGGCAAAGCGGTGCTGATCGTAAGCTCATACCTGCCGGAACTATTGGGAATTTGCGACCGGGTCGCGGTGATGAGCCGTGGTCGCCTCTCCGACTTCGTGCCGGTGAGCGAGACCAATCAAGAAAAGCTGATGGAGTTGTGCGTAGTTTCATGA